In the Alteromonas sp. M12 genome, one interval contains:
- a CDS encoding proline iminopeptidase-family hydrolase — MKTTVLHLLAFLMAVQFTLVPLVATGTEAQSSTNITEPFGPPEQELMVEVEGGKVYVRLNGLSHSDAYPVIFVHGGPGGAHNGFAEMLGLANERMVIMYDQLDSGKSEQPNNPENWRVERFVESLDKIRLALKIERWHVVGHSWGSALALEYTAKYPQHTVSTVLGGTFISTPHWIMDANLLVKAAPETIRETLKQCESDSPPKKDICDNAYTVLYSPYYQPKPPTEAALAYYENVGGKGFNPLIYNQMWGPSEFSSTGVLKHYDATHLLTEIDGSRTLFMIGQYDSARIDTVQDYIKLTSGAELAVVPGGAHGFYSDRPIITQAILKDWLTRKDTAFEINR; from the coding sequence ATGAAAACCACTGTTTTACACCTACTGGCTTTTTTAATGGCTGTTCAATTCACCCTGGTGCCATTGGTAGCAACAGGTACTGAGGCCCAAAGCAGCACAAATATCACAGAGCCTTTTGGTCCACCTGAACAGGAATTAATGGTCGAAGTCGAAGGCGGTAAAGTGTATGTCCGGCTAAATGGCCTGTCTCACAGTGATGCTTATCCTGTTATTTTTGTTCATGGAGGGCCTGGTGGCGCACATAACGGCTTTGCTGAAATGCTGGGGCTGGCGAATGAGCGTATGGTTATAATGTATGATCAGCTCGACAGTGGTAAATCTGAACAGCCTAACAATCCCGAAAATTGGCGAGTTGAACGCTTTGTTGAATCATTGGATAAAATACGCCTAGCACTTAAAATTGAACGCTGGCATGTGGTTGGACATAGTTGGGGCTCTGCGCTGGCCCTCGAATATACGGCTAAATACCCGCAGCATACTGTCTCCACAGTTTTGGGGGGGACATTTATCTCTACGCCGCACTGGATCATGGATGCCAACTTGCTTGTAAAAGCAGCCCCGGAAACAATAAGAGAAACCCTTAAACAATGTGAATCTGACTCGCCTCCGAAAAAAGATATTTGTGATAATGCCTATACCGTTTTGTATTCACCTTATTACCAGCCTAAACCACCCACTGAAGCGGCTTTAGCGTACTACGAAAACGTTGGTGGAAAAGGGTTTAATCCGCTTATTTATAATCAAATGTGGGGACCAAGTGAGTTTTCTTCTACAGGTGTGCTTAAACACTACGATGCCACCCATTTATTGACTGAGATTGATGGCAGCCGCACTCTTTTTATGATTGGCCAATATGACTCGGCGCGCATTGATACCGTGCAAGACTATATCAAACTGACGTCGGGTGCTGAACTGGCTGTGGTGCCAGGAGGAGCACATGGCTTCTATTCTGATCGGCCGATAATTACCCAAGCCATATTAAAAGACTGGCTTACTCGAAAAGATACTGCTTTTGAAATAAATAGATAA
- a CDS encoding haloacid dehalogenase type II, producing the protein MYFKVLSQYFRFLLLSLVLVGVSFNSQGASKPKIIVFDVNETLLDLESMRTSIAKALDGNDDLISLWFSTMLHHSLVTTVTGEYHDFGKIGVAALMMVAESNNIEITEEQALTAIKTPLLSLPPHPDVKAGLAALKAEGYMLVSLTNSSNKGVETQFKNAGLTEFFDKRLSIEDIKIYKPDLRSYAWALETLGVKPEETLMVAAHGWDVAGAKAAGMQTAFIARKGKALYPLAEKPDYIVEDLQQLVTILESK; encoded by the coding sequence ATGTATTTTAAAGTGTTATCCCAATACTTCCGTTTTTTACTATTGAGCCTAGTTTTAGTTGGTGTGAGCTTTAACAGCCAAGGCGCAAGCAAACCTAAGATCATTGTTTTTGATGTTAATGAGACCTTGCTTGATCTGGAATCCATGCGCACATCCATTGCAAAAGCATTGGATGGAAACGACGATTTAATCAGCTTGTGGTTTTCAACTATGCTGCATCATTCACTGGTCACCACTGTGACGGGCGAATATCATGATTTTGGTAAAATTGGCGTCGCAGCATTGATGATGGTTGCAGAGAGTAACAATATCGAGATTACCGAAGAGCAGGCCTTAACAGCAATTAAAACCCCGTTGTTATCGTTGCCACCTCATCCCGATGTGAAAGCAGGTTTAGCCGCATTAAAAGCCGAAGGCTACATGCTCGTCAGCTTAACTAATTCATCCAACAAGGGAGTAGAGACACAGTTCAAGAATGCCGGTTTAACCGAGTTTTTTGATAAACGTCTAAGCATCGAAGATATTAAAATCTACAAACCTGACTTAAGATCATATGCATGGGCATTAGAAACCTTAGGGGTAAAACCTGAAGAAACATTGATGGTTGCCGCCCATGGCTGGGATGTGGCGGGAGCTAAAGCCGCAGGCATGCAGACCGCGTTTATTGCCCGTAAAGGCAAAGCACTCTATCCACTTGCTGAAAAGCCAGATTATATTGTTGAAGATCTGCAGCAACTGGTAACGATTTTGGAATCAAAATAA
- a CDS encoding TetR/AcrR family transcriptional regulator codes for MASNTKFNRDEVIDKALQLYWNRGFHGTSMRTLQNEIDMRPGSIYAAFGSKEGLFKQALIRYTQIGSEHLKQCRNKATSPLAALKMFMLHRVAENQMSSPCSICLLAKTIAELTDDNSELLEQARMSLKAMESSFESLIIEAQSLGELDKNYHSKNIARHVQINFSGLRTYIRVYGGQVPTEEIIDGIFSPFISHKSLH; via the coding sequence GTGGCAAGTAATACAAAATTTAACCGAGATGAAGTGATTGATAAAGCCCTACAACTTTATTGGAATCGAGGCTTTCATGGCACTTCCATGCGCACATTACAGAATGAAATTGATATGCGTCCAGGCAGTATTTATGCAGCATTTGGTAGCAAAGAAGGTTTATTTAAACAAGCGCTTATTCGTTACACCCAGATAGGGTCAGAGCATCTTAAACAATGTCGCAACAAAGCTACCTCTCCGCTGGCGGCACTCAAAATGTTTATGCTACACAGAGTCGCTGAAAATCAAATGTCTTCTCCTTGCAGTATTTGTTTATTGGCTAAAACGATAGCAGAGTTAACCGATGATAATTCGGAGTTATTAGAACAAGCCAGAATGTCATTAAAAGCCATGGAAAGCAGTTTTGAGTCACTGATTATTGAAGCGCAATCTTTAGGGGAGTTAGATAAAAATTATCACAGTAAAAACATTGCTCGCCATGTACAGATTAACTTTTCAGGACTTCGAACTTATATAAGAGTGTATGGTGGACAAGTGCCGACCGAGGAAATCATTGACGGTATATTTTCACCTTTTATTTCACACAAGTCATTACATTAG
- a CDS encoding ParD-like family protein translates to MGIVKISNELHEEVRKNSAVMERSINSQAEFWLKIGRLAEQNPTLTYEQILQREMRSQNVTTVKLVNE, encoded by the coding sequence ATGGGCATAGTAAAAATTTCGAATGAACTGCATGAAGAAGTTCGAAAAAATAGTGCAGTAATGGAAAGGTCAATCAATTCACAGGCTGAATTTTGGCTGAAAATCGGGCGCTTAGCGGAGCAAAATCCAACTTTAACTTACGAACAAATTCTGCAGCGTGAAATGCGTAGTCAAAATGTCACCACAGTGAAATTAGTCAATGAGTAA
- the map gene encoding type I methionyl aminopeptidase: MSNINIKSHQEIAFMRESGRLLASVFAVLDSFIKAGVTTMEINDLVDDYIVNSLHSRPASKGQYGYQYTLNSSINEVVCHGVPSIGKKLKERDIVNIDITLEKNGYIADSSKMYMIGNVSPIAKKLVDVTYQAMWQGIKSVKPGNTLGDIGHAIQTHAEKHGFSVVRDYCGHGIGREMHEEPQVLHIGKPNSGVVLQEGMTFTIEPMINQGSFKTKLKKDGWTVITKDKKLSAQWEHTVLVTPTGYEVLTLRDEEKQS; the protein is encoded by the coding sequence ATGAGTAATATCAACATCAAGTCGCACCAAGAAATAGCATTTATGCGTGAGTCAGGAAGGCTATTAGCAAGTGTTTTTGCAGTCTTAGATAGCTTTATAAAAGCAGGCGTGACCACCATGGAAATTAATGATTTGGTTGATGATTATATTGTAAATTCGTTGCATTCAAGGCCTGCCAGTAAAGGCCAATACGGTTATCAATATACGTTAAATTCATCTATCAATGAGGTTGTATGTCACGGCGTACCATCGATAGGGAAAAAGCTTAAGGAACGAGATATCGTTAACATTGATATTACCTTAGAGAAAAATGGCTATATTGCTGACAGTAGCAAAATGTATATGATTGGCAATGTATCGCCTATTGCTAAAAAACTAGTCGATGTTACTTACCAAGCAATGTGGCAAGGCATCAAATCGGTCAAGCCTGGTAATACCCTTGGCGATATTGGGCATGCAATTCAAACACATGCAGAAAAACATGGATTCAGTGTGGTGCGCGATTATTGCGGACATGGAATAGGTCGCGAGATGCACGAAGAACCGCAGGTTTTACATATAGGAAAACCTAACTCAGGTGTTGTATTGCAAGAAGGTATGACATTTACGATTGAACCTATGATCAATCAAGGCTCATTTAAAACCAAATTGAAAAAAGATGGCTGGACGGTTATCACCAAAGATAAAAAGTTGTCAGCCCAATGGGAACACACTGTGTTAGTGACTCCAACTGGATATGAAGTGCTAACCTTACGTGATGAAGAAAAGCAATCTTAA
- a CDS encoding HAMP domain-containing sensor histidine kinase: protein MKSIRKTLTRRLSFFISLIVLIVLLAADITVDTWISDEFERSMINKAGMLMTFVREDHDGLEFEFAGEFLPEFEGTTESEYFQIWHGEDIFERSDTLTMHTVRSLAYKSIPVDSILSEDIKLPDGRSGRVIYSRFIPQIDSEYRSELLNNKQADEDFQKPVLLAYAASVENLNFYLWFIDLAFIIAVITIPLLIRLTVRRVVSSALKPIDELNKEIKAIRFSEQNQCSRIKDTASELVPIVESLNHFINENYSLFLREKRLTSDIAHELKTPVTELINLAEIAIRFPEEYNLNSEFKPEVLKISERMKSIISNLMLIHKYSVQTLQCTDEIDPLSLVQQLSTKLNQKRIQIISADHSHSILTNAFALESILTNLLTNALQHSVENSTVTVAIKHANKGPLVIDISNICINHLNNEELAGMFEPLWQKDTARTSTENFGLGLTIAKTLANGIGAVLTVTGDMQHITFQLILNQQSTD, encoded by the coding sequence ATGAAATCCATCCGCAAAACACTAACAAGACGGTTATCGTTTTTTATTTCACTCATTGTTTTAATTGTACTTTTAGCTGCAGATATTACTGTAGATACTTGGATCTCTGACGAATTTGAGCGTTCCATGATCAACAAGGCTGGGATGCTCATGACATTTGTACGGGAGGATCACGACGGTCTTGAATTCGAATTTGCCGGTGAGTTTTTACCTGAGTTTGAGGGTACAACGGAATCAGAGTACTTCCAAATATGGCATGGAGAGGATATTTTCGAGCGCTCAGACACACTGACAATGCACACAGTAAGAAGTTTAGCCTACAAATCAATCCCTGTTGATTCAATCCTATCTGAAGATATTAAATTACCCGATGGTCGTTCAGGCAGGGTAATCTATTCACGTTTTATCCCACAAATTGATAGTGAATATAGAAGTGAATTACTCAACAACAAACAAGCAGACGAAGATTTTCAAAAACCCGTGTTACTCGCCTATGCAGCTTCCGTTGAAAACCTGAACTTTTATCTCTGGTTTATTGATTTAGCCTTTATCATTGCCGTAATAACTATCCCCCTACTTATCAGGTTAACCGTTAGAAGAGTGGTATCCTCGGCACTAAAACCAATCGATGAATTAAATAAAGAAATTAAAGCCATACGATTTTCGGAACAAAACCAATGCTCAAGAATAAAAGACACAGCTTCAGAACTAGTGCCTATAGTAGAAAGCTTAAATCATTTTATTAATGAAAATTACTCTCTATTTCTTCGGGAAAAAAGGCTGACATCCGATATTGCTCACGAGTTAAAAACCCCAGTTACCGAGCTGATTAACTTAGCAGAAATAGCCATTCGTTTTCCTGAAGAATATAACCTTAACTCGGAATTTAAACCGGAAGTGCTTAAAATCAGCGAACGAATGAAAAGTATCATTTCAAATCTAATGCTGATCCATAAATATAGCGTGCAAACCTTACAATGTACTGATGAGATTGACCCGTTATCGTTAGTTCAACAACTTAGTACTAAGCTTAACCAAAAGCGTATACAGATAATTAGCGCGGATCATTCACACAGCATACTAACCAATGCATTTGCATTGGAGTCAATATTAACAAACCTTCTGACCAATGCATTGCAACATAGCGTTGAAAACTCCACTGTGACAGTCGCTATTAAACACGCTAACAAAGGCCCGCTAGTGATTGATATAAGCAATATTTGTATTAACCACTTAAACAATGAAGAACTTGCAGGGATGTTCGAACCACTGTGGCAAAAAGACACAGCCAGGACTTCAACCGAAAACTTTGGGTTAGGACTGACAATAGCCAAAACGCTAGCTAATGGAATTGGTGCAGTACTTACGGTGACAGGCGATATGCAACATATTACATTTCAATTAATCTTAAATCAGCAGAGCACTGATTAG
- a CDS encoding response regulator transcription factor, with product MRLLLIEDSESLRRSLKIGLVKLGYSVDTSGDGAEGLSMALMCEYDGIILDLMLPSIDGMTILETLRKSKNDTRVLILSARAEPETKITGILSGADDYLSKPFSFDELHARLINLMRRGSTQNHFDKIKVKGFELNLQLKSISFANQNIDLTPNEYKVLECLFVNRNRITTAEKLSEYISGQYDSISKNAIEAHLSSARKKARKLGADLPIKNKRGFGYQMLEGE from the coding sequence GTGCGATTATTACTAATTGAAGATTCGGAGTCTTTGCGACGCAGTTTAAAAATAGGTTTAGTCAAACTAGGATACTCTGTAGACACCTCAGGAGATGGCGCTGAGGGCTTAAGCATGGCCTTGATGTGTGAGTACGACGGCATAATACTTGACCTAATGCTCCCTAGTATTGACGGCATGACAATTCTCGAAACACTGCGAAAAAGTAAAAATGACACTCGCGTATTAATTTTATCAGCTAGAGCCGAACCTGAAACGAAGATCACTGGGATTTTATCAGGCGCGGATGATTATTTATCTAAACCGTTTTCGTTCGACGAATTGCACGCAAGATTAATCAACCTTATGCGACGAGGTTCAACTCAGAATCATTTTGACAAAATTAAAGTCAAGGGGTTTGAGCTTAACTTGCAATTAAAAAGCATTAGTTTTGCAAATCAAAATATTGATTTAACCCCCAATGAATACAAAGTTTTAGAGTGTTTATTTGTTAACCGAAACAGAATAACCACCGCAGAAAAACTGAGCGAATATATATCAGGGCAATACGACAGTATTTCTAAAAATGCGATTGAAGCACACCTGTCATCTGCTAGAAAAAAGGCTAGAAAACTCGGTGCTGATCTCCCGATAAAGAACAAACGTGGATTTGGTTATCAAATGCTGGAAGGTGAATGA
- a CDS encoding glycosyltransferase family 2 protein, protein MDISVVIPAKNEQDNIIPLIEEIVAVLNRNNEFEIVYVDDGSDDNTYSNLCLAASSDYPQVKPIRHKYSVGQSKAIHTGVSFAKGKLIITLDADGQNDPADIPDLLKEAQKFPVGAHFCIAGYRKNRKDTAWKRMQSKIANNIRSRILRDNTPDTGCGLKIFPKSTFLQLPYFDHMHRFLPALVRRLGGKIVVVEVSHRDRQYGTSKYNMLGRLRVGIVDLLGVMWLQRRGKIALLETTHEQ, encoded by the coding sequence GTGGATATTTCTGTAGTTATCCCCGCTAAAAATGAACAAGACAATATCATTCCGTTGATAGAAGAAATTGTTGCTGTTCTTAATCGTAATAATGAGTTTGAAATTGTCTATGTGGACGATGGTAGCGATGATAATACCTATAGTAACTTGTGTTTAGCCGCGTCAAGTGATTACCCTCAAGTAAAACCTATTCGACATAAGTATTCTGTTGGCCAAAGCAAAGCGATTCACACCGGTGTCAGTTTTGCCAAAGGAAAGCTGATAATAACCCTAGATGCAGATGGTCAGAATGATCCTGCTGACATTCCAGATTTGTTAAAAGAAGCTCAAAAATTTCCAGTTGGTGCTCATTTTTGTATCGCCGGTTATCGGAAAAATCGTAAAGATACGGCATGGAAACGCATGCAGTCTAAGATTGCTAACAATATACGCAGTCGAATTTTGCGGGACAATACCCCTGACACGGGATGTGGCTTAAAAATCTTTCCCAAAAGTACCTTTTTACAACTCCCATACTTCGATCATATGCACCGCTTTCTTCCTGCCTTAGTGCGTCGTCTTGGAGGAAAGATTGTGGTTGTTGAAGTCAGCCATAGAGATCGTCAATATGGCACTTCCAAGTATAATATGTTGGGAAGACTACGAGTGGGAATTGTCGATCTTCTTGGTGTGATGTGGCTACAACGACGAGGTAAAATTGCTTTGCTTGAAACAACTCATGAGCAATAA
- a CDS encoding VTT domain-containing protein has protein sequence MKLFLNVFVRLIPLLLICLIGSELLAQIPSFNTFNQSWIDAHTRDNGWQGIINFILVSGLLASLGAPRQFIAFLSGYAFGFAEGVVYSTFAITLSCLLTMLLSRFYAKPVVTHFFPNKVIGLNRFLTNQVFIKTIIVRLLPVGNNLITNITAGVTTIKIWPFVMGSMFGYIPQMAIFALMGKGVVVQSYWKITLSVVFLAISSLLSLYVYKKFKADKYLITSTGAQNTAQFAATSGHK, from the coding sequence TTGAAGTTGTTTCTCAACGTTTTTGTACGTCTAATACCTTTATTATTGATTTGTTTAATTGGTAGTGAGCTACTAGCTCAGATCCCATCGTTTAATACATTTAATCAATCGTGGATAGATGCTCACACTCGAGACAATGGATGGCAGGGGATTATTAACTTTATTTTAGTTAGCGGTTTACTGGCGTCTTTGGGCGCTCCTCGACAATTCATCGCTTTTCTAAGCGGCTATGCCTTTGGCTTTGCTGAAGGTGTAGTTTATTCGACGTTTGCGATTACGTTGAGTTGTTTACTCACCATGCTTCTTTCTCGTTTTTATGCCAAACCTGTGGTCACGCACTTTTTCCCAAACAAAGTGATCGGTCTCAATCGTTTTTTGACTAATCAAGTTTTTATAAAAACAATTATTGTTAGGTTGTTGCCAGTTGGCAATAACCTCATTACCAATATAACGGCGGGAGTAACCACTATTAAAATTTGGCCATTTGTGATGGGATCTATGTTTGGTTACATCCCTCAGATGGCTATTTTTGCGCTTATGGGAAAGGGGGTTGTGGTGCAATCTTATTGGAAGATCACTCTCAGTGTTGTATTTCTCGCCATATCCAGTTTGTTAAGTCTTTATGTCTATAAAAAGTTTAAGGCTGATAAGTACTTAATCACTAGCACCGGTGCACAAAATACTGCTCAATTTGCTGCCACGAGCGGTCATAAATAG
- a CDS encoding glycosyltransferase family 39 protein produces MLISIILIFVGLGFRDPWPADEPRFAQIAKEMVETGQWFFPARAAEFYPDKPPVFMWSIAIFYALFGSLNIAFLLPSALCSLLTIYLVFDIGRKLWNPETGFIAGLLLVFSFQFMLQAKSAQIDAMVCAWITLGCYGFLRFLLFDAKWRWFYLACFFMGIGVITKGVGFLPILILIPYMFMRFICNYHSILKPDNESIVKWLLGLLVMLLAIGLWFVPMLVLVELSHNPLLEQYRDNILFKQTVTRYADSWHHIKPFWYYFVSVIPAFWLPLSIFIPWLIPHWIRAIKKQDARVILPLTWIVLVLVFFSISPGKRGVYILPALPMLALISAPYVRQILQRRAVNWILWALVTGISLGLLAFALAGLSNASFTQKLVTEYAISPWYFFISIGLAGLLGTLITVKQQQWRSWPLFISVLWILYSTWGYGLLEVVKTPKKIFQQMQHIVPQNAEVGLVDFAEQFILFSPYPITHFGYHTDNAEQVKAAYQWIGTSKNRFILLSFELVEGLCFDKNKAIHLGFAHRTDWVLLNTASRVNGCPKPQLHKPQGNIIEYQYIPKP; encoded by the coding sequence TTGCTCATTTCGATCATCTTAATTTTTGTGGGATTAGGATTTCGCGATCCATGGCCTGCAGATGAACCTCGTTTCGCACAAATTGCTAAAGAGATGGTAGAAACTGGTCAATGGTTTTTCCCGGCCAGAGCGGCAGAGTTTTATCCTGATAAACCACCTGTATTTATGTGGTCAATCGCGATTTTTTACGCATTGTTCGGCTCTTTAAATATAGCTTTCTTATTGCCTTCTGCGCTGTGTTCACTACTTACTATTTATTTAGTATTTGATATTGGACGTAAGCTATGGAACCCAGAAACTGGTTTTATAGCAGGTCTACTACTAGTGTTTAGCTTTCAATTTATGCTGCAAGCTAAAAGTGCGCAAATTGATGCAATGGTTTGTGCGTGGATCACCCTTGGTTGTTATGGTTTCTTGAGGTTTTTGCTATTTGACGCTAAATGGCGATGGTTCTATTTAGCCTGTTTTTTTATGGGAATCGGTGTTATCACCAAAGGCGTAGGCTTTTTACCTATATTGATATTGATTCCGTATATGTTTATGCGCTTTATTTGCAATTATCACTCAATACTTAAGCCGGATAATGAGTCTATTGTTAAGTGGTTGCTGGGACTATTGGTCATGCTTTTAGCAATAGGTTTGTGGTTTGTACCTATGTTGGTATTAGTTGAACTAAGCCACAATCCGTTATTAGAACAATATCGCGATAATATTTTGTTTAAACAAACAGTTACTCGTTATGCTGATTCTTGGCATCATATTAAACCATTTTGGTATTATTTCGTATCCGTAATCCCTGCCTTTTGGTTACCCCTAAGCATTTTCATTCCGTGGTTAATTCCTCATTGGATACGCGCAATCAAAAAGCAGGATGCCCGGGTAATTCTGCCGCTAACGTGGATTGTACTCGTGTTAGTGTTTTTCAGTATCAGTCCAGGCAAAAGAGGCGTATATATATTGCCAGCTTTGCCAATGTTAGCCTTAATCAGTGCACCTTATGTGCGACAAATTTTACAGCGACGGGCCGTCAATTGGATTTTATGGGCACTGGTGACTGGTATATCTTTAGGCTTATTAGCTTTCGCATTGGCTGGATTAAGCAATGCCAGTTTTACCCAAAAGCTAGTGACTGAATACGCTATTTCACCTTGGTACTTTTTTATATCAATTGGTTTGGCTGGACTCCTGGGCACACTTATCACAGTCAAACAACAGCAGTGGCGGAGCTGGCCGCTATTTATATCTGTGTTATGGATTTTGTACTCTACTTGGGGATACGGTTTATTAGAAGTGGTTAAAACGCCGAAAAAAATATTTCAACAAATGCAACATATTGTTCCGCAAAATGCTGAAGTTGGGCTAGTCGATTTTGCCGAGCAATTTATTCTATTTTCCCCTTATCCTATTACTCATTTTGGTTATCACACTGACAATGCAGAGCAAGTTAAAGCGGCTTACCAGTGGATAGGAACCAGTAAAAACCGATTTATATTGCTAAGTTTTGAGTTAGTCGAGGGGCTTTGTTTTGATAAAAATAAAGCCATACATCTTGGGTTTGCCCACCGCACTGATTGGGTATTATTAAATACCGCTAGTCGCGTAAATGGGTGTCCTAAACCACAGCTTCATAAACCACAGGGCAATATTATTGAATATCAGTATATTCCCAAACCCTAA
- a CDS encoding phosphoethanolamine--lipid A transferase has product MNVILKLMRHEYTGAQIIAINSLFIVFVFNYCFLNGVFAAIQPNNLSQWSFYASVILLLFSLTIIITSILGGIVFPRTISAVTVLVSCLLFYATFQYGVIFDKSMIQNIAETNSGEASSYLNISFLIYFILLGVVPAILMFKIKVKGDLKSRIKSVLTINLLALIVTASIVTFLYKDYAAVGRNNHNLFKYIVPFAFYDSGFRYLRDNYFYPPLPFKVLDKSPTIKPSKQGQQNLTIVVVGETARAQNFSLNGYTRNTNKFLAQTPILSFKQVSSCGTATAVSVPCMFSRLPRSKYESRVASSQDNALDIIHRAGVDVTWIDNNSTCKGVCERVSEIRFDPTQDSTLCDGDYCFDEILIEKLQQQISQHKSDNQLIVLHMIGSHGPTYFRRYPDTFKPFMPDCPQSDIQHCSENQLKNTYDNTIAYTDFVLSKVIAVLQQSNVANKSLLYISDHGESLGENGLYLHGFPYSIAPEEQTHVPMLYWSTELADANFKDCISSKLNSDFSQDNIFDTLLGLTNVKSSIYQPEMDIFQQCRTTTIMAKS; this is encoded by the coding sequence ATGAATGTAATTTTAAAGCTAATGCGACATGAATATACTGGCGCACAAATTATCGCGATAAATTCGTTATTTATTGTATTTGTATTTAATTATTGTTTTTTAAATGGTGTATTTGCAGCCATTCAACCTAACAACTTGTCACAATGGAGTTTCTACGCTTCAGTTATTCTATTATTGTTTAGTCTAACCATTATAATCACTAGTATTTTGGGAGGAATAGTTTTTCCCAGAACTATATCTGCGGTCACAGTGCTAGTGTCATGCTTATTGTTTTATGCAACGTTTCAATACGGTGTCATTTTTGATAAAAGCATGATTCAAAACATTGCTGAAACCAATTCTGGTGAAGCCTCATCTTATTTGAATATTAGTTTTCTTATCTACTTTATTCTGCTGGGAGTTGTCCCTGCAATATTGATGTTTAAAATAAAGGTTAAAGGAGATTTAAAAAGCCGAATAAAAAGTGTGTTAACGATAAATCTGCTTGCACTAATCGTCACTGCTTCGATTGTTACTTTCCTGTATAAAGATTACGCAGCGGTAGGCAGAAATAATCATAATTTATTTAAGTATATTGTCCCTTTTGCATTTTATGATTCTGGATTTAGGTATTTACGAGATAATTATTTTTATCCCCCTTTGCCCTTTAAAGTTTTAGATAAATCGCCAACGATCAAGCCGTCAAAACAAGGACAACAAAACTTAACAATAGTTGTGGTCGGGGAAACTGCCCGTGCACAGAACTTTTCGTTGAATGGTTATACTCGCAATACCAATAAGTTTTTGGCACAAACCCCAATACTCAGTTTTAAACAGGTAAGCTCTTGCGGTACTGCTACCGCAGTGTCTGTGCCATGTATGTTTTCTCGTTTACCACGAAGCAAATACGAAAGTCGAGTGGCGAGTAGTCAAGATAATGCTTTAGATATAATTCATCGAGCAGGCGTGGACGTCACTTGGATTGATAATAACAGTACTTGTAAAGGGGTATGTGAAAGAGTGAGTGAAATTCGTTTTGATCCAACTCAAGACTCAACGTTGTGTGATGGTGATTATTGTTTTGATGAAATTCTTATCGAAAAATTGCAACAACAAATTAGCCAGCATAAATCCGACAATCAACTTATCGTCTTACATATGATCGGTTCCCATGGTCCTACTTATTTCCGGCGCTATCCCGATACATTTAAACCTTTTATGCCAGATTGTCCGCAAAGTGATATTCAACATTGCAGCGAAAACCAGTTAAAAAATACATATGACAATACTATTGCTTATACCGACTTTGTATTAAGTAAAGTTATTGCGGTTCTGCAGCAAAGTAATGTAGCCAATAAGTCCTTGTTGTACATTTCAGACCATGGCGAATCATTAGGTGAAAATGGACTTTATTTGCATGGCTTTCCCTACAGCATTGCCCCTGAAGAGCAAACTCATGTGCCTATGTTGTACTGGAGTACTGAATTAGCGGATGCTAATTTTAAAGACTGTATTTCCAGCAAATTGAATTCTGATTTCTCACAAGACAATATTTTTGACACCCTGTTAGGTTTAACCAATGTAAAAAGCAGCATTTATCAACCAGAAATGGATATATTTCAGCAGTGTAGAACAACAACAATAATGGCTAAAAGTTGA